Below is a genomic region from Halostella litorea.
ACCGACGACGGCTTCGAAACGGCGGTCGTCAACGGCGACGAGTAGGGCCGGACGGAGCGCCGCGACAGCAGAGCGGTCTCGGGGGGCGGACAAGCCTGAAGGGTCGCGCCCGCGTCGGGGTCGGTATGCGACTGGGCGTCATCTCCGACATCCACGGCAACCGCGTCGCCCTGCAGACCGTCCTGAACGACATGCCGCCCGTCGACGGCCTGCTGTGTGCGGGCGACGTCGTCGGCTACAACCCCTGGCACGCCGACTGCGTCGCGGCGGTCCGCGAGCGCGACGTGCCGACCGTGATGGGCAACCACGACCGCGCGGTGGCGACGGGGACCGCGTTCCGGTTCAACAGCATGGCCGGCGCGGGCGTCGAGCACGCCCGGGAGACGCTCTCCGAGGACCAGGTCGCGTGGCTCGCCGACCTCCCCGACGAGCGCGTCGAGTGCGACGGCCGGGTGAAGATCGTCCACGGCCACCCCGACGACCCGGACCGCTACACCTACCCCGACCAGTTCTCGCCGCGGCTGCTGGGCGACGAGGACGTCCTCATCATGGGCCACACCCACGTGCAGGGCCACGAGCAGTACGGGGAGGGGATCGTGATGAACCCCGGCAGCGTCGGCCAGCCGCGCGACGGCGACCCGCGGGCGGCGTACGCCGTGCTGGACCTGGACGCACTGACCGTCGCGGAGCACCGCGTTGAGTACGACATCGCCGCCGTGCAGGAGGCCGTCGCGGCCGCCGACCTGCCCGGGAAGATCGGCGCGCGGCTGGAGAAGGGGCGGTGAGAGCGGCGCGCCGGCGAGCGGCGAAACCGCCCGTATCGGTGCCATGAGGGGTCAGCGCCCCGGTACGAGCAAAAGGTTAACCCTGCCCCCGGGGTAGAATGGACGCCATGTCGATCACGGACGCGATCAGGGGAGGGGGAACGGACTCGAAACTGTACTTCGCCGTCGGGGGGCTGTCGCTACTGAAGGCGCTCGCCGTCCGCGGCGACAAGGCGCGGTTCCGGTCGGAGCTGGCGGACGCGGCGCTGTTCCTCGGGATCGGCGTCGTCCTGCAGCGCGCCGAGCAGCGGCGGTCGGCGAAGCTCGGCGACGTCGACCGCCTCCGGCAGGAGGTGCGGCGGCAGTTCGGCGGGCAGGAGGAGTCGAGCGGCTTCCGCGACCGCGCGCGCAAGCGGCTCGGCCGCGAGCAGGAGCCGGAATCGCGCTCGCTGGCCGACCGGATCCTCGGCTGAGCGCGAGCGGAACGGTTCAGGGTGTCGTCGGATCAAACGGGCCGGAGCCGCGCGGAGAAGTGCCGGAGTTCGGCCATCTCGGGCTCGTCGACGACTTCGAGGCCGGCCACGGCGTCGGCGCGGTCCTGAACGGCCGCGAGCGTCTCGACGACGTGTTCGACGTGCTCCCGGCCGTACGTCCGGCGGGGCAGGGCCAGCCTGACCAGGTCCGGCCTGTCGGCCCCGGGGAACGCGAACTCGCCGAGTTCGACCGCTCGGACGCCGCCCTCGCGGTACAGCTCGCAGACGAGCGCCTGGCCCGGGAACTGCCCCGTCGGGACGTCCGGGAGGAGCTTGCCGGCGTCGACGTAGACGGCGTGGCCGCCGGGCGGCCAGTACACCGGAATTCCGGCGTCCCGGAGCCGGTCGCCGAGGTCACGGACCTGCTCGACGCGGTCCCGG
It encodes:
- a CDS encoding metallophosphoesterase family protein, whose translation is MRLGVISDIHGNRVALQTVLNDMPPVDGLLCAGDVVGYNPWHADCVAAVRERDVPTVMGNHDRAVATGTAFRFNSMAGAGVEHARETLSEDQVAWLADLPDERVECDGRVKIVHGHPDDPDRYTYPDQFSPRLLGDEDVLIMGHTHVQGHEQYGEGIVMNPGSVGQPRDGDPRAAYAVLDLDALTVAEHRVEYDIAAVQEAVAAADLPGKIGARLEKGR